One genomic region from Phragmites australis chromosome 1, lpPhrAust1.1, whole genome shotgun sequence encodes:
- the LOC133921421 gene encoding exocyst complex component EXO70E2-like isoform X1, with amino-acid sequence MMAAELVKQCSNITLREESEICDIKHALKALRKKILILDFDNSIHVHDPQDSFEYLEVLYKIRQLSERLRSLNPGGEAKQLDELTVYADDLSEMAMARLEEEFVYLLTHYKQPLEQELLSFRSTEDGSVDDFSRSSFSEHTEGKAMQNDISGGSEYFVPDLIQPGAVSAVKSIAKFMFLNGYDKECCQAYISARQNAIDEYFGSLCLDKFSIEELMSTSWDKLNSLIRRWNRAMRVFIQVYLASERRHSNHVFGELSVPTAEMCFYEISFNPIMQLLSFYESVAIVPPKTEKLFRLLDMYEVLDDLLPEVESLFEAGYDNMIINEYHEVLVQLGESARKAFAEFKNAIQSYTSSSAVARGAVHPLTKYVMNYIKALTGYSKTLDSLLKDTDRKYQHFAPDIQLMANSYPHFTVTALHLQSVAAVLEANLEAGSRLYKDDRLQNIFMMNNIHYMVQKVKNSDLKSFLGDDWIRVHNGKFRQQAMRYERASWNNVLSYLSDDGLYAAGNAASRKTIRDKFKNFNLSFEEVYRVQTAWSVPDDLLREDVRISISLKVIQAYRTFVGRYSGHLDGTRHRDRYIKYRPEDLETLLLDLFEGTQKSLQHSCRA; translated from the coding sequence ATGATGGCTGCGGAGTTAGTTAAGCAGTGTTCAAACATCACTCTGAGAGAAGAAAGTGAGATTTGTGATATTAAACATGCGCTTAAGGCattgagaaagaagattcttATATTGGATTTTGACAACTCCATACATGTCCATGATCCACAGGACTCATTTGAGTACTTGGAAGTGTTGTACAAAATCAGACAACTGTCTGAAAGGTTAAGGAGCTTAAACCCTGGTGGAGAAGCCAAACAGCTGGATGAACTCACTGTGTATGCTGATGACCTTTCTGAAATGGCAATGGCAAGGCTTGAAGAGGAATTTGTTTATCTTCTTACCCATTACAAACAACCATTAGAACAGGAACTCCTCTCCTTTCGCTCTACAGAGGATGGCAGTGTGGATGACTTTTCACGCAGCTCATTCAGTGAACATACTGAAGGGAAGGCAATGCAAAATGATATCAGTGGAGGATCAGAATATTTTGTGCCTGATTTGATTCAACCTGGTGCAGTCTCTGCTGTCAAGTCCATTGCTAAATTCATGTTCCTGAATGGCTATGATAAGGAATGTTGCCAGGCTTATATAAGCGCAAGGCAGAATGCAATAGATGAGTACTTTGGGTCTCTTTGTCTGGACAAGTTTAGTATAGAAGAACTTATGAGCACTAGTTGGGACAAACTGAATTCATTAATAAGGAGATGGAACCGAGCAATGAGGGTTTTTATTCAAGTCTACCTTGCAAGTGAGAGGCGACATAGCAATCATGTCTTTGGTGAACTTTCAGTTCCAACTGCCGAGATGTGCTTCTATGAAATTTCATTTAACCCCATTATGCAACTTCTGAGCTTTTATGAATCTGTAGCAATTGTTCCTCCTAAAACAGAAAAGCTCTTTCGTTTGCTTGATATGTATGAGGTCCTAGATGATCTGCTCCCTGAAGTAGAATCCTTGTTTGAAGCAGGATACGACAATATGATTATAAATGAGTATCATGAAGTCCTAGTCCAACTGGGAGAATCAGCAAGGAAGGCCTTTGCAGAGTTCAAAAATGCCATCCAATCATACACTTCATCCAGTGCTGTGGCTCGTGGAGCAGTGCATCCGCTTACAAAGTATGTTATGAACTACATAAAGGCTCTCACGGGATACAGCAAAACACTTGATTCACTTCTCAAGGACACAGATCGAAAATATCAGCATTTTGCTCCTGACATTCAGTTGATGGCAAACTCCTATCCTCATTTCACGGTGACAGCTTTGCATCTACAGTCAGTTGCTGCAGTTTTGGAGGCAAATCTTGAAGCTGGATCTAGATTGTACAAAGATGATCGATTGCAGAACATCTTTATGATGAACAACATCCACTATATGGTCCAGAAAGTGAAGAACTCAGACCTTAAAAGCTTTCTTGGTGATGACTGGATCCGGGTGCACAATGGGAAGTTTCGGCAGCAAGCGATGAGATATGAGAGGGCGTCGTGGAATAACGTCCTCTCTTACCTGAGTGATGATGGTTTGTATGCTGCTGGCAATGCTGCTTCTCGTAAAACCATTAGGGAcaagttcaagaatttcaaCCTGTCCTTTGAAGAGGTCTATCGAGTTCAGACAGCATGGTCTGTCCCAGATGACCTACTTCGCGAAGATGTGCGGATTTCAATATCACTGAAAGTTATACAGGCCTATAGGACATTCGTGGGAAGATATTCAGGTCACCTTGACGGCACAAGGCACCGAGATCGTTACATAAAGTATAGGCCCGAGGATCTGGAGACACTTTTGCTGGATCTTTTTGAAGGAACTCAAAAGTCATTGCAGCATTCTTGCCGAGCGTGA
- the LOC133921421 gene encoding exocyst complex component EXO70E2-like isoform X2, whose translation MAMARLEEEFVYLLTHYKQPLEQELLSFRSTEDGSVDDFSRSSFSEHTEGKAMQNDISGGSEYFVPDLIQPGAVSAVKSIAKFMFLNGYDKECCQAYISARQNAIDEYFGSLCLDKFSIEELMSTSWDKLNSLIRRWNRAMRVFIQVYLASERRHSNHVFGELSVPTAEMCFYEISFNPIMQLLSFYESVAIVPPKTEKLFRLLDMYEVLDDLLPEVESLFEAGYDNMIINEYHEVLVQLGESARKAFAEFKNAIQSYTSSSAVARGAVHPLTKYVMNYIKALTGYSKTLDSLLKDTDRKYQHFAPDIQLMANSYPHFTVTALHLQSVAAVLEANLEAGSRLYKDDRLQNIFMMNNIHYMVQKVKNSDLKSFLGDDWIRVHNGKFRQQAMRYERASWNNVLSYLSDDGLYAAGNAASRKTIRDKFKNFNLSFEEVYRVQTAWSVPDDLLREDVRISISLKVIQAYRTFVGRYSGHLDGTRHRDRYIKYRPEDLETLLLDLFEGTQKSLQHSCRA comes from the coding sequence ATGGCAATGGCAAGGCTTGAAGAGGAATTTGTTTATCTTCTTACCCATTACAAACAACCATTAGAACAGGAACTCCTCTCCTTTCGCTCTACAGAGGATGGCAGTGTGGATGACTTTTCACGCAGCTCATTCAGTGAACATACTGAAGGGAAGGCAATGCAAAATGATATCAGTGGAGGATCAGAATATTTTGTGCCTGATTTGATTCAACCTGGTGCAGTCTCTGCTGTCAAGTCCATTGCTAAATTCATGTTCCTGAATGGCTATGATAAGGAATGTTGCCAGGCTTATATAAGCGCAAGGCAGAATGCAATAGATGAGTACTTTGGGTCTCTTTGTCTGGACAAGTTTAGTATAGAAGAACTTATGAGCACTAGTTGGGACAAACTGAATTCATTAATAAGGAGATGGAACCGAGCAATGAGGGTTTTTATTCAAGTCTACCTTGCAAGTGAGAGGCGACATAGCAATCATGTCTTTGGTGAACTTTCAGTTCCAACTGCCGAGATGTGCTTCTATGAAATTTCATTTAACCCCATTATGCAACTTCTGAGCTTTTATGAATCTGTAGCAATTGTTCCTCCTAAAACAGAAAAGCTCTTTCGTTTGCTTGATATGTATGAGGTCCTAGATGATCTGCTCCCTGAAGTAGAATCCTTGTTTGAAGCAGGATACGACAATATGATTATAAATGAGTATCATGAAGTCCTAGTCCAACTGGGAGAATCAGCAAGGAAGGCCTTTGCAGAGTTCAAAAATGCCATCCAATCATACACTTCATCCAGTGCTGTGGCTCGTGGAGCAGTGCATCCGCTTACAAAGTATGTTATGAACTACATAAAGGCTCTCACGGGATACAGCAAAACACTTGATTCACTTCTCAAGGACACAGATCGAAAATATCAGCATTTTGCTCCTGACATTCAGTTGATGGCAAACTCCTATCCTCATTTCACGGTGACAGCTTTGCATCTACAGTCAGTTGCTGCAGTTTTGGAGGCAAATCTTGAAGCTGGATCTAGATTGTACAAAGATGATCGATTGCAGAACATCTTTATGATGAACAACATCCACTATATGGTCCAGAAAGTGAAGAACTCAGACCTTAAAAGCTTTCTTGGTGATGACTGGATCCGGGTGCACAATGGGAAGTTTCGGCAGCAAGCGATGAGATATGAGAGGGCGTCGTGGAATAACGTCCTCTCTTACCTGAGTGATGATGGTTTGTATGCTGCTGGCAATGCTGCTTCTCGTAAAACCATTAGGGAcaagttcaagaatttcaaCCTGTCCTTTGAAGAGGTCTATCGAGTTCAGACAGCATGGTCTGTCCCAGATGACCTACTTCGCGAAGATGTGCGGATTTCAATATCACTGAAAGTTATACAGGCCTATAGGACATTCGTGGGAAGATATTCAGGTCACCTTGACGGCACAAGGCACCGAGATCGTTACATAAAGTATAGGCCCGAGGATCTGGAGACACTTTTGCTGGATCTTTTTGAAGGAACTCAAAAGTCATTGCAGCATTCTTGCCGAGCGTGA
- the LOC133921448 gene encoding PLASMODESMATA CALLOSE-BINDING PROTEIN 3-like, with protein MATPLFFLPLLVSVELRGSEGAWCVCRPDVADAALQRTLDYACGHGADCAPVLPTGPCYSPVTVRAHCSYAANSYFQRNSQAKGATCDFGGTANLTGTDPSSGTCTYPATPSAAGTSNATGTGTSSPGSTNAPTTPGMGGSFTTPVGASGPSPSTVSAGTAAAFVGRHVVLLAVVSVLAFVVR; from the exons ATGGCGACTCCACTGTTCTTCTTGCCGCTCTTGGTGTCCGTGGAACTCAGAGGATCAG AGGGGGCGTGGTGCGTGTGCCGACCGGACGTGGCAGACGCGGCGCTGCAGAGGACGCTGGACTACGCGTGCGGGCACGGCGCGGACTGCGCCCCCGTGCTCCCGACCGGGCCGTGCTACAGCCCCGTCACGGTGCGCGCACACTGCTCCTACGCCGCCAACAGCTACTTCCAGCGGAACAGCCAGGCCAAGGGCGCCACCTGCGACTTCGGCGGCACCGCCAACCTCACCGGCACAGATCCGA GCTCTGGAACCTGCACATACCCTGCAACGCCGAG TGCCGCAGGGACAAGCAACGCAACCGGCACGGGCACGTCGTCTCCAGGCTCCACGAATGCCCCGACGACTCCCGGCATGGGAGGGAGCTTCACGACACCGGTCGGCGCGTCTGGCCCTTCCCCCAGCACCGTCAGCGCTGGCACCGCTGCTGCGTTTGTTGGTCGCCACGtcgtcctcctcgccgtcgtctCCGTTCTAGCTTTCGTGGTGCGCTGA